Proteins encoded by one window of Enterococcus saccharolyticus subsp. saccharolyticus:
- a CDS encoding DUF58 domain-containing protein, with amino-acid sequence MKQLKNWGNGFTLFLAYLFIVIYALIFTNETGWTLLLFATLLVGIEMISLLGSLRRLKLVSREELLLQMGESAKLSFEITKRGSYPLVFIQMKLMSTAFPSTISLYFFQGKKQLQTMWSPAERGYFQKVPIQVTSSDFFGWFQKKRILEMEMNGFVLPQFSVEADTVVAYFQQVLHQSTYGESSFTVKNYRPYRMGDALKQIDWKVSSRQQELIYREYQQYQTSEWVFIFYGQDSFYFEEMLGIFYSLHRQFPQFTTILIGENVPMVETNDLRQYALIQPLIAPQVLPEFHQKRIFLFTPQYSEALEEQVTHLQRDNQLTVYTYKELMAKLGIEVTL; translated from the coding sequence GGGCAATGGTTTTACTCTGTTTCTAGCGTATCTTTTTATTGTAATCTATGCGCTCATTTTTACCAATGAAACAGGTTGGACGTTGTTATTGTTTGCTACACTATTGGTCGGCATAGAGATGATTAGTCTTTTGGGTTCTTTGCGGCGTTTGAAGCTAGTTAGCCGAGAAGAACTATTATTGCAAATGGGAGAATCAGCAAAACTCTCTTTTGAAATAACCAAACGGGGTAGCTATCCACTTGTGTTCATCCAAATGAAACTAATGAGTACTGCTTTTCCATCAACGATTTCTTTGTATTTTTTTCAAGGAAAAAAGCAGCTCCAAACCATGTGGTCACCTGCAGAACGCGGCTATTTTCAAAAAGTACCTATTCAAGTAACTAGTAGTGATTTTTTTGGATGGTTTCAAAAAAAACGCATATTAGAGATGGAAATGAACGGATTTGTGCTACCACAATTTTCTGTCGAAGCAGACACAGTTGTTGCTTATTTTCAGCAAGTATTGCATCAAAGTACATATGGCGAATCAAGTTTTACCGTGAAAAACTATCGTCCGTATCGTATGGGTGATGCGTTAAAGCAAATTGATTGGAAAGTCTCTAGTCGTCAACAAGAATTAATTTACCGAGAATACCAACAATACCAAACTTCAGAATGGGTTTTTATCTTTTATGGACAGGATAGTTTTTATTTTGAAGAAATGTTAGGGATCTTTTATTCCTTGCATCGTCAGTTTCCACAATTTACTACAATTTTAATAGGTGAAAACGTCCCAATGGTTGAGACGAATGATTTAAGGCAATATGCACTTATTCAGCCATTAATTGCGCCACAAGTTTTACCGGAATTCCATCAAAAGAGAATTTTTCTATTTACACCCCAATATTCTGAGGCGTTAGAAGAACAAGTGACACACTTGCAACGAGACAATCAACTCACTGTTTATACGTATAAAGAATTGATGGCAAAGTTAGGAATTGAGGTGACATTATGA